Part of the Vanessa atalanta chromosome 1, ilVanAtal1.2, whole genome shotgun sequence genome is shown below.
GTACGACCTATTTCTgagtttttgatatttatttgcgATTTCTTCCTCGTTAACAACAGGATCAGGATAGGACTTtctggaaaaaaataaatttagaatttatacgagtacgaaaaaatataaataatttctatcaCAAATTATGTTGATGATATTTATAAGGATAATAAGTGAATAATAGAAATATAGAAAAGAATGCCAACCTAGATGCTTGAAAGCTCAGATGATTTTTCTCCATATTAGCCTGTATGATTTCAAGTAGTTCTCGACGTTGCAAGCTCCCAGATCTTTTTTTTGCGTGCTTTCGGTCTCGAGCTTCTCTTCGTGCATGGCGGTGGTACCTTTGTCTTAATACTGGTGCAGGTCTTTGTGGAGGTTGACGATCCCCTGAACATGATGATTTAGAGGAAACGTCATCGTCGTTAGATAGTCTATCTTGATGTTCATCCTCACTGTTCTCAGCACATTCCACTGGTGTTGCTGTGTTTGCATTGGCCGGCTCTTCTCGTTTATGCCGTCTCCGTCCATCCCTTCTTTCTCTATGGCTACGTGTTCGCCCGTCTTCCGGAACAACCGTTAAACGCACTTGTATCGTTTTGGATCCATAATGCGGAACCGTGACCGATTTTCCTATCGACTCATATATTGTCGACACTATACCGGCTATATCCTGTCGACAAAAATTTCGTCAATTGAATaagtactttataatttgtaaatatagtctaatatagctattatataaaaacttacatcTTTTGTCATTCGCCCGTGTCCGTCGAGGTCATAAAGGGTGAACGAGAACTGCAACGGTTGCTGTTTGGATGATTCTGAATGTTTTAATTCTACATCACATGTTAAttcctgaaacaaaaaaaataatatagggttaacttttttttttttttaatttactgataAGATGACGGAAGGTATTGAGGGTTAAAATCGTGAGTTCATAATGAGGTATCCGCATTCAGCTAACGGAGATAACTAGTGGCGCCGAACAAACGCGCGTGTCCGGCGGCGAGGACAAGCGTTCTTATCTCAAACTTTAAAAGGAAACTAGTCGCGCCTTTACGATCAGTGAGATATTATAAGACAAAGCATGCCGCTTGCCCGGAGACTGATACGACACAAATAGATGAATCATctcattattcaataaattgctAACTTAGATAGCGTAGTCAACTCATGAATGATAAACACTACATACAGTCATCTCAATAACATCGTGTATGTTAATTATTACGtaagtaataaatagtaaacattcttaaataatactatgtataatataaatataaatgaaaggtTTGAGAAATTACCTCAAATCTTAATCTAGGCTGCTTATCATCTGCGTTATCTGCAGGCTTTTCCGTCGGTGGTAATCTTTTAGAAAAGTGTTCAGATTTCCGAGCGGGTATGGGTGGCGGCGTAGTAGGTTGCAATAGAGCTCTTGCCTCACTGGGTAGAAGGTCTGGCGGCGCGGAACATTGTGATGCCGCGCGGCCTACTAATTCTTCTGTGTCAGTTCGCTCGCCGTCAGTACCAActgcaaaattataaaaaaaaaataaacataagtcTTATACTAtcgaaaataaaacatcatcaaaaatatattgttatggcccacttatagtatataatattgttacaatagtacaatgttttcattttgtttacagGATacttacaacaaaaaataactatacaCATTTTATACCTAATTATGTAAGTAATACTATTCTGGTTCTAAGTTGAAGCATCggcattttacaaattttttgtttgtattcaattaagaaaaataaattatatcaggtggtacatattataatcacataaataaaatataaattataaacagaacCGTTAATGTGAAATAATTTCATAGTACGATGACATTAAATGATGTACTCACTTGTACGTATTTTAGACAGGTATAAAAAGCATAACTACATATTATCAGAAATTGAGGAACGATCGGCgaaattcaaaagatttttgtaTAAAGCAAGCGGTCCCAGCCGGGTGCAGTAAAGGGGCTCGCAGGGCGGGCTTAGACTTATTTCTCGGAAGGCTCGAGAGATCGGCATGGGCCTAATGCTTTAAAGCTCTACCTTCGACGGCCCACATCTGccgttaattttattctatataaaaaaagttctaagaattttatcaattttgaaattattttatactgtatctgtattattacatacaaattcagaataaattaatttcaattacattaGCTTTCTAACATTCTAAAtgccatattatatattatagaaatatcatTAGTTTATACAGGTTTCAATATCGTGTTCATAATCTAAGTCCTttccaatgtttttttaatggaataacAAAACGATATAAATTCAAAGAGAAAATCATCTGGCCGAGTACTTTACAGAAACGATGGAATTAGAAAACTATTTTACCGAGAATAAGTTATCTCTGAATTTCATTCTGCTGATAAGTcgaaatatctatttttattttgtattcaaatgaaaaatttagCTAAACTTATAATTACTAGTATggccaattatataattaataacatgttattaaacatattgaaatcaatataaaagTGTTCCTTCTGTAAGTTGAGTATGAATTTTTCATTGCATAAAAGGCGTATGTGTGAATATGGTACAGGATAGGCTAGCCAGACGAATATAGCGGCAGCAACGTCGGGGCTTAGTTCGGTACTGATTGtacttaattacttttattaagatCTCGCTTATTATACTTAAAGCTAATAAAGctcaattgttattatttaaaaaaaaatattttataaatatcaatatcatccatattatgtaacatagaaataattctttaaaaaaatatgccacAGAGCAGTGTATGCCGAGCTGGCtttctaattttgttttaaggcaTGCCATGTATGCATATACAGAGAAGACGATATTTAATTTTGGTAAgactttacaaaattaataaattatttaaaattagaaatactaccaatgtacttttttttaacgtGGATTTAACAAGGCTCTCTGGCTTTCGTATCAGTAGACGTATAATCATCAAAGTTAAATGTCAATTACAAATGACCACATAGTCCGTGAGCAACAAACGCGTTCACCATATTCATGCCCTCATTACTGTCATTACGCTCTTGCGCTAGCGGCAATGATTTTAAAACTAgtctagaaataaatatatctattaaaaaaattatcatttttatgtttacttCCTAATTCTAATatcacaaaatttattttgtgattcattctttttttttaatagccgATATACAGTTCTCTGAAAAAACATGGATGGTTTTCAAGGCAACCGGCTTCAAGTTCAAAATCACTATTcactaatataaaacaatatgagCCGCATACGAAGGGTACGTTAAATTATGCGACAAAAGCTCTACATCTCCAAAAAAGTTCTTTGTATCCGCCGCTTACTATAAATTGTAGCGGGCTATGCGTACTATTCACTCGAAAGAAGAGCTTAAAGCTCGGAGCGGGGAATTCTTTGATGTCAAATAAAAGGTATCATTGTCTCCGCTTCGGCGAGTGCTTTCAACTTTTCTCTTTGAAGTTAATCAAATGAGCGACGCGGCTTagtttgcatttaaaattatatttatattacaaactttGCTTTACGCCTGATGTGCGTAGATCGTTATGAAACAAAAATGCTCGTATCTTCTTCTAATTGAAGTGTTCAGTTTATGTATACTTCGAAACTAAATAGAACAAGATCAAAGAGATCTCCCTTTACTTTGAAGTAGTATCAAATAGATAGTTGTCTTCATAGCAGAAGTATTTTTAACTGATATTTAGTAAGGTATTATTAGTACCTACTACGAAATGAACAATGAGCAAACATTCTACCAATCTATAGTGCatagagtaaaataattaatttgacgtctactaaatgtattataatataaagactaTTAACTTTAATTCTGATTCTGACTATAGTGTATTTTGCCGCTTTCTCATCCCGAATTGTTTATGCTGCAGCTTAACCTCTAATATAATCTCAACTACAATAAATACCTTGTATTTATGGCTTAAAAATATGGCATGTTCATTTTGGATAGGGgaaatgttaaacatttttattgaaataaactagaaaattataattttaaacctcATTAATGTGCTTTGTTTGATAGTCTATAATTTTCATCactaagcaataaaaataaccttaattTCAGTAATTGGGTAGGTATTAAGCCtagattaaaagatttttttagttttcacattattatttctataaaaagtaatcaaataTAGACAGAAaagattcatatttaatttattatgtacataaaacaATCAATATATATCTAGTCCTGTAAATTGCAaacgtattttttgtttgatttgttttgaaattaatttacgatcattgttatgatataaaaatttggTTATTAGCTTAAAACGATtgggtattgttatattttaatctcgTACGCCAGTTCTTAGAAACAGATGTTCCCCCAAGCTAAGGTACTATTCAGGCCCTTTGACGGCGTGTTACGTCGTTGCAtcgtgtatattttgatttttacttaCTACTAAATTTCTTATATCCATTTCTAAACTTGTTGCGCCACCACTTGACAAAGTGGTGCGCCATGGGGGCGTCTGCGGCGGGTGCCGAAGCTCTCAACGTTTCGTAGCACGTCATGCGCTGCGCTCACGCACGCATCACGTACACTTCAAAAGCGCCGCTAGTTTCTTATTCCAAAAAGAATCTTAGCTCACTATCACTACAATCATTCACAACactgaacaaaatattttgtttggtaAAACGCGTACGGACCTCGTGACCCAGTTGTCCGCGTGAATATCGAACGCCACGAGTAAGCGTACAACCGTCCCCTGTACGTATCATTGAGTGACTGACTGATGGATCATGGATGGAAGAAGGGAGAAGGCAAGCGCGGGTAGGGCGGCGGGCGCGGTGCGGTAGCTATGGTAGGGTTGTCACTTGTAGTGCTTCACAAGTTTATTATGATTTGTGATAGTGTTTTAAGACTTATCGGGCATAAGGAATCTAACTTCAAGcatagttgtaaataaatatcaacaataaagaaaatagtGTATGGTGtgaaaaatcgatttaaatgaTCACTATATAGAGTTTTACTTTCTTTATATTTGCATAGGGTTCTATATATTACCTAAAATTTTGTGAGCAATTAGTAAACATTATAGGCCGGTAACGTATAAATCAAATTTTTTACCTAAAATCACACGCATAAATTTGATCAACGGTAATTTATAGGTGAGCTTACAAAaggtaaaaaatacaatcaagtttgcatatttagttaatatgtacaaataaaaaacttttcaatttaatattcgtaCATCCTTATTTTTAagagaagaaaatatttatttacgtttaagcGCCAAAcgttaaattaatcaattttaagactataataaaatttataggtaaATATGGATTACATATGCTTAAGCATGAAACTTAAGTTGGTAGTTGTATCTGAATGTCCTGTATTTTTATTAGAGACAAGACACAATAAAATGTTGGAATTATAGTATAgatgaaatattcaaatattgctTTTGAAGGCAACTCCTAACCtggatttactttttatttttcattacatatCTAATTTTAAGTTGGTACTTTATTCTAAAGGTCCACTTAATACAATTATGATATACCTAGTACATGACGTGGTGACACTAAAATATAATCTGCGCTTTACGccgtacaatataaaaaataaatgtttaatatacgtAACAAAATGAGTAGTGTAGTACATATtaagtacttatttaaaatcatgattatgattaaataagAATGAGTAACTTACAAAgtcaaatatttgatttgaaaacaaCGATGACTCAAAGAATGTTGGCTACTTTAATCCGTTTACAAAATCAGAAGCTGCCTTAGAGTTTTTTTGTTGTTCTACAAAAATAGGATTattcggaatatttttttattttacatcatttgcgcagaaaaaaataatatatgtttatgaaatcgttacgtttgtttttttatgaatctaTAATCAATAAGTACAAACTtcttccaaattcaaataaaacatttgtttgttttaaattttgtaattttcaaaaaaaagcTATATATTGTACCGAATAACGTAATAACAAACAGTTATTAAGTGTTTATTAATatctactatttaataaaaataataatatagcagGCCAACATCCTACTATTACGACTaggtaaattgtaaaattatatttatgacctataaatattactttatcaaTCTATGATACGATACTTAGTTCTTTATAAGCAAAAcaacaaacatttttctttaactgTTTTCTACACGAACTTTATTGTAGGCCAAAGAAAGTAGTAAATGTGTTTACTGTTTAGGGCAAAGATAGAGGAAGGTGCACGCACATACTATGGGCCCGCTACGCTGGCAGCCTCCAAGCGGTCGACGACCCTTACCCACCGATTACAAAAAAGATAATTGTAAGTAGATAGATACCTACTTACTCACTATGAAAGTTTAGTGTGTGGAGTAACCATAAGAATAAAAacctaaaacatttttaacgaattttatcaattttaaaagtaattttttaaccatttaggtagtatataaaatatgaaacgaaCCACCGCAACGCATAGATTCAGGTAGCTCCTGTCTTATTTGCGCTCAAGTGAGAAAACACatttactaaataaacttaacaaatctAAGTCTCTGACTAATAATTTCCTCAAACAAACCCAGTGTAAGAtagaacaaaaatgtatattaatgcaATTAGAGTTACGTTTGCTGTTTGTagtattttgtttgaaatcAAATTCGAAACCtccttttacatttatttgttaaaggtacaaattgtgttaataaatattaatttaataatgtatatttacattacaatataagacaacctatttgtatatatattttgtgcaatttgcaaatataatctttattataaataaagaaatagggCAACGatacaaattttaagtttgaaatTTCGATCAGCTATGTGCTCTAGTTATCTAATTCACCGAAGTACATTTCGAAAGATGAAACTATTATGagcgattaaaatattatgttcatataGATACTGTTTGTACGCATGCTGAAGTAGATATTATGATGGGCAGCGTCAAACGTATAGGTATACTTCAGATCAGAGTAAGATCGCGGGCGCCGCCGCGCGCCGGCCGGCAACGTTACGCTCGGCTTGGAATTAGAATTTTACGATCTCTTCGTGTTAGGTTTATTGTCGACGATTTATCTGCGACCGAGATGAGGTCGTATTCCAAAAATGACTTACTAACAAACACTATTTTATATCcctaataaaatttttttggAAGACAACATTGAACAATATAACCCAGCGCTTTCTgtgttcaaattattattaattgttagtaaATATGCGTTGTATTCATAGGTACCTATCCAATTTTGTACGaatgttattaacattattttagttttataggcttaaaatattattgatattttaatagcaCGTATTTAACAAATgagaataaatgtatataatcttaCTCGGatattttataggtattttttcCAGATATTgaacaataaaacattaaattttactaaagaaCAAAGAAACAATGAGCATTACTgacaaataa
Proteins encoded:
- the LOC125065458 gene encoding protein naked cuticle homolog; this encodes MTCYETLRASAPAADAPMAHHFVKWWRNKFRNGYKKFSIGTDGERTDTEELVGRAASQCSAPPDLLPSEARALLQPTTPPPIPARKSEHFSKRLPPTEKPADNADDKQPRLRFEELTCDVELKHSESSKQQPLQFSFTLYDLDGHGRMTKDDIAGIVSTIYESIGKSVTVPHYGSKTIQVRLTVVPEDGRTRSHRERRDGRRRHKREEPANANTATPVECAENSEDEHQDRLSNDDDVSSKSSCSGDRQPPQRPAPVLRQRYHRHARREARDRKHAKKRSGSLQRRELLEIIQANMEKNHLSFQASRKSYPDPVVNEEEIANKYQKLRNRSYTVSDKPLTSYQKVKPESSNNGYLDLACGGDSNLCRYDRYLHAVICSSARHAHTGYHQKQTQPARHARPPHNLNSRSRSHDLAAKQHSTKQPRVLQIIFL